One stretch of Xiphophorus maculatus strain JP 163 A chromosome 19, X_maculatus-5.0-male, whole genome shotgun sequence DNA includes these proteins:
- the trnp1 gene encoding TMF-regulated nuclear protein 1 has product MERKISKDGGKNGAKAVRGRRTNPESPDEGSAEDVAAAFKGTDSHPDLHLPDSSSPSPSSSSPLPQPAMPPSVSASALLALASPATRRSISMGDFRRVTGALLAGSDPPSTSATAPSSKLVTPSSSMEFEAARRRLLEVEERQRVIREMERRLEELREMFVRSEQQVVVHGELVSRITGAAQQGELYVAENTQRVKKGLKFKKHRPTIVFSSMLGLRTCLPWPVKLK; this is encoded by the coding sequence ATGGAGAGGAAAATCAGCAAAGATGGAGGGAAAAACGGTGCCAAGGCTGTGAGAGGACGGCGAACAAACCCAGAGAGCCCCGATGAAGGCTCGGCTGAGGACGTGGCAGCAGCTTTTAAAGGGACGGACTCCCATCCTGATCTCCACCTGCCGGACTCCTCGTCCCCatcaccctcctcctcctcccctcttCCTCAGCCCGCCATGCCTCCTTCCGTGTCTGCCTCTGCTCTCCTGGCTCTGGCGTCTCCAGCAACCAGGCGGTCCATCTCCATGGGAGACTTTCGGAGGGTAACAGGGGCTCTCCTGGCCGGTTCCGATCCCCCGTCCACTTCTGCCACGGCCCCCTCCTCCAAACTGGTCACCCCCAGCTCCAGCATGGAGTTCGAGGCGGCCCGGCGGCGCCtgctggaggtggaggagcGGCAGCGGGTCATCAGGGAGATGGAGCGGCGGCTGGAGGAGCTCAGGGAGATGTTTGTGCGCTCTGAGCAGCAGGTGGTGGTTCACGGGGAGCTGGTGTCGCGGATAACCGGTGCAGCCCAGCAGGGTGAGCTGTACGTGGCGGAGAACACCCAGCGGGTGAAGAAAGGCTTGAAGTTCAAGAAGCATCGACCCACCATCGTGTTTTCCTCCATGCTCGGACTGCGCACGTGCCTCCCCTGGCCTGTGAAGCTCAAATAG
- the LOC102235687 gene encoding ribosomal protein S6 kinase alpha-1 isoform X2 has translation MPLAQIAEPWPTVELVQLDTENGQSTTEDGVTAAVKEDGDIKEINITHVVKEGSEKADASQFELLKVLGQGSFGKVFLVRKVTPPDANQLYAMKVLKKATLKVRDRVRTKMERDILADVNHPFVVKLHYAFQTEGKLYLILDFLRGGDLFTRLSKEVMFTEEDVKFYLAELALGLDHLHSLGIIYRDLKPENILLDEEGHIKLTDFGLCKEAIDHEKKAYSFCGTVEYMAPEVVNRQGHIHSADWWSFGVLMFEMLTGSLPFQGKDRKETMNLILKARLGMPQFLSAEAQSLLRALFKRNPANRLGSGADGAEEIKRHGFFSTIDWNKLFRREIKPPFRPAVACPDDTFYFDSEFTSRTPKDSPGVPPSAGAHQLFRGFSFVASTLLEEEGSVEPPQPPHPVVQQLHGKNLLFSDGYVLKEDIGMGSFSVCKRCVHKATNTEYAVKVIDKTNTDPSEEIEILLRYGQHPNIITLKDVYDNGKQVFMVTELMRGGELLDRILKQKFFSEREASAVLHTITKTVEYLHSQGVVHRDLKPSNILYVDESGNPESIRICDFGFAKQLRANNGLLMTPCYTANFVAPEVLKRQGYDEGCDIWSLGVLLYTMLAGFTPFANGPEDTPNEILGRIGSGHFSLAGGNWNTVSDAAKDLVSKMLHVDPHQRLTAKQVLRHPWIVQRDKLPNSQLPHQDPKLVKGAMAATYSALKNSQPTPELKPIESSFLAQRRVKKLPSTSL, from the exons gaAGATGGAGACATCAAGGAGATCAACATCACCCATGTGGTCAAAGAGGGCTCGGAGAAAGCTGACGCCTCTCAGTTTGAGCTGCTTAAGGTGTTGGGACAGGGATCCTTCGGCAAG GTGTTTCTTGTGCGAAAGGTGACCCCTCCAGATGCTAACCAGCTGTATGCCATGAAGGTCCTAAAGAAGGCAACTCTTAAAG TTAGAGACCGTGTGAGGACCAAGATGGAGAGGGACATCCTTGCAGATGTCAACCACCCATTTGTTGTCAAGCTGCACTACG CATTCCAGACCGAAGGGAAGTTGTATTTGATCTTGGATTTCCTCCGAGGCGGAGATCTTTTCACCAGACTCTCTAAAGAG GTGATGTTCACAGAAGAGGATGTGAAGTTTTATCTAGCAGAACTTGCTTTAGGACTGGACCACCTTCACAGCTTAGGCATCATTTACAGAGACCTCAAACCTGAAAA TATCCTTCTGGATGAGGAAGGACATATCAAACTCACAG ATTTCGGCTTGTGCAAAGAGGCCATCGATCATGAGAAGAAGGCTTATTCGTTCTGTGGTACTGTCGAATACATGGCGCCTGAGGTTGTAAACAGGCAGGGCCACATCCACAGCGCTGACTGGTGGTCGTTTGGGGTACTGATG TTTGAGATGCTGACAGGATCTCTGCCGTTTCAAGGGAAGGACCGCAAAGAAACGATGAATCTTATCCTGAA GGCACGCCTAGGAATGCCTCAGTTCCTAAGTGCAGAAGCCCAGTCTCTGCTCAGGGCTTTGTTCAAGAGAAACCCTGCCAACAGACTGG GCTCGGGCGCTGACGGTGCAGAGGAGATAAAGCGACACGGCTTCTTCTCCACTATAGACtggaat AAACTCTTCCGAAGGGAAATAAAACCTCCATTCAGGCCAGCTGTCGCCTGCCCAGATGACACCTTCTACTTTGACTCAGAGTTTACTTCCCGCACACCCAAAG ACTCTCCTGGTGTGCCGCCCAGTGCTGGAGCTCATCAGCTGTTTAGAGGCTTCAGCTTTGTTGCATCCACTCTGTTGGAGGAGGAAGGCTCAGTAGAGCCGCCGCAGCCGCCACACCCAGTGGTCCAG cagctgcacggGAAAAACCTCCTGTTCAGCGACGGGTACGTCCTCAAGGAGGACATCGGCATGGGCTCATTCTCCGTCTGCAAGCGCTGCGTCCACAAAGCCACCAACACTGAGTATGCTGTCAAG GTGATTGACAAGACCAACACAGATCCGTCGGAGGAAATAGAGATCCTGCTTCGATATGGACAGCACCCCAACATCATAACGCTGAAGGAT GTGTATGACAACGGGAAGCAGGTGTTCATGGTGACGGAGCTGATGCGCGGCGGAGAGCTGCTGGATCGGATCCTGAAGCAGAAGTTTTTCTCAGAGCGGGAGGCCAGCGCTGTGCTTCATACCATCACAAAGACTGTGGAGTACCTCCACTCCCAGGGG GTTGTGCACAGAGACCTGAAGCCCAGCAACATCCTCTACGTTGACGAATCAGGAAATCCAGAGTCCATCAGGATCTGCGACTTTGGCTTTGCGAAGCAGCTGCGCGCCAACAACGGCCTGCTGATGACCCCGTGCTACACTGCTAACTTTGTAGCTCCTGAA GTGTTGAAGCGTCAAGGCTACGATGAAGGATGCGACATCTGGAGTCTGGGAGTCTTACTGTACACCATGCTGGCTGG CTTCACTCCATTTGCCAACGGGCCGGAGGACACTCCTAATGAGATCCTGGGCAGGATAGGGAGTGGTCACTTCAGCCTGGCTGGAGGGAACTGGAACACTGTGTCTGATGCTGCTAAG GACCTTGTGTCCAAGATGCTCCATGTGGATCCTCACCAGAGACTGACTGCTAAGCAGGTCCTCAGGCACCCCTGGATCGTCCAGAGGGACAAGCTGCCCAACAGCCAGCTCCCTCACCAGGACCCCAAACTGGTCAAG GGAGCGATGGCAGCCACCTACTCCGCCCTGAAGAACTCCCAGCCCACTCCAGAGCTCAAACCCATCGAGAGTTCCTTCCTCGCCCAGCGGCGTGTCAAGAAGCTGCCCTCCACCTCCCTGTAG
- the LOC102235687 gene encoding ribosomal protein S6 kinase 2 alpha isoform X3 — translation MWRFIFRTKPHTQENESRITWIEREFANIRDQEDGDIKEINITHVVKEGSEKADASQFELLKVLGQGSFGKVFLVRKVTPPDANQLYAMKVLKKATLKVRDRVRTKMERDILADVNHPFVVKLHYAFQTEGKLYLILDFLRGGDLFTRLSKEVMFTEEDVKFYLAELALGLDHLHSLGIIYRDLKPENILLDEEGHIKLTDFGLCKEAIDHEKKAYSFCGTVEYMAPEVVNRQGHIHSADWWSFGVLMFEMLTGSLPFQGKDRKETMNLILKARLGMPQFLSAEAQSLLRALFKRNPANRLGSGADGAEEIKRHGFFSTIDWNKLFRREIKPPFRPAVACPDDTFYFDSEFTSRTPKDSPGVPPSAGAHQLFRGFSFVASTLLEEEGSVEPPQPPHPVVQQLHGKNLLFSDGYVLKEDIGMGSFSVCKRCVHKATNTEYAVKVIDKTNTDPSEEIEILLRYGQHPNIITLKDVYDNGKQVFMVTELMRGGELLDRILKQKFFSEREASAVLHTITKTVEYLHSQGVVHRDLKPSNILYVDESGNPESIRICDFGFAKQLRANNGLLMTPCYTANFVAPEVLKRQGYDEGCDIWSLGVLLYTMLAGFTPFANGPEDTPNEILGRIGSGHFSLAGGNWNTVSDAAKDLVSKMLHVDPHQRLTAKQVLRHPWIVQRDKLPNSQLPHQDPKLVKGAMAATYSALKNSQPTPELKPIESSFLAQRRVKKLPSTSL, via the exons ATGTGGAGGTTCATATTTCGCACCAAACCTCACACCCAAGAG AACGAGTCTCGAATCACCTGGATAGAGAGGGAGTTTGCCAATATTAGAGATCAG gaAGATGGAGACATCAAGGAGATCAACATCACCCATGTGGTCAAAGAGGGCTCGGAGAAAGCTGACGCCTCTCAGTTTGAGCTGCTTAAGGTGTTGGGACAGGGATCCTTCGGCAAG GTGTTTCTTGTGCGAAAGGTGACCCCTCCAGATGCTAACCAGCTGTATGCCATGAAGGTCCTAAAGAAGGCAACTCTTAAAG TTAGAGACCGTGTGAGGACCAAGATGGAGAGGGACATCCTTGCAGATGTCAACCACCCATTTGTTGTCAAGCTGCACTACG CATTCCAGACCGAAGGGAAGTTGTATTTGATCTTGGATTTCCTCCGAGGCGGAGATCTTTTCACCAGACTCTCTAAAGAG GTGATGTTCACAGAAGAGGATGTGAAGTTTTATCTAGCAGAACTTGCTTTAGGACTGGACCACCTTCACAGCTTAGGCATCATTTACAGAGACCTCAAACCTGAAAA TATCCTTCTGGATGAGGAAGGACATATCAAACTCACAG ATTTCGGCTTGTGCAAAGAGGCCATCGATCATGAGAAGAAGGCTTATTCGTTCTGTGGTACTGTCGAATACATGGCGCCTGAGGTTGTAAACAGGCAGGGCCACATCCACAGCGCTGACTGGTGGTCGTTTGGGGTACTGATG TTTGAGATGCTGACAGGATCTCTGCCGTTTCAAGGGAAGGACCGCAAAGAAACGATGAATCTTATCCTGAA GGCACGCCTAGGAATGCCTCAGTTCCTAAGTGCAGAAGCCCAGTCTCTGCTCAGGGCTTTGTTCAAGAGAAACCCTGCCAACAGACTGG GCTCGGGCGCTGACGGTGCAGAGGAGATAAAGCGACACGGCTTCTTCTCCACTATAGACtggaat AAACTCTTCCGAAGGGAAATAAAACCTCCATTCAGGCCAGCTGTCGCCTGCCCAGATGACACCTTCTACTTTGACTCAGAGTTTACTTCCCGCACACCCAAAG ACTCTCCTGGTGTGCCGCCCAGTGCTGGAGCTCATCAGCTGTTTAGAGGCTTCAGCTTTGTTGCATCCACTCTGTTGGAGGAGGAAGGCTCAGTAGAGCCGCCGCAGCCGCCACACCCAGTGGTCCAG cagctgcacggGAAAAACCTCCTGTTCAGCGACGGGTACGTCCTCAAGGAGGACATCGGCATGGGCTCATTCTCCGTCTGCAAGCGCTGCGTCCACAAAGCCACCAACACTGAGTATGCTGTCAAG GTGATTGACAAGACCAACACAGATCCGTCGGAGGAAATAGAGATCCTGCTTCGATATGGACAGCACCCCAACATCATAACGCTGAAGGAT GTGTATGACAACGGGAAGCAGGTGTTCATGGTGACGGAGCTGATGCGCGGCGGAGAGCTGCTGGATCGGATCCTGAAGCAGAAGTTTTTCTCAGAGCGGGAGGCCAGCGCTGTGCTTCATACCATCACAAAGACTGTGGAGTACCTCCACTCCCAGGGG GTTGTGCACAGAGACCTGAAGCCCAGCAACATCCTCTACGTTGACGAATCAGGAAATCCAGAGTCCATCAGGATCTGCGACTTTGGCTTTGCGAAGCAGCTGCGCGCCAACAACGGCCTGCTGATGACCCCGTGCTACACTGCTAACTTTGTAGCTCCTGAA GTGTTGAAGCGTCAAGGCTACGATGAAGGATGCGACATCTGGAGTCTGGGAGTCTTACTGTACACCATGCTGGCTGG CTTCACTCCATTTGCCAACGGGCCGGAGGACACTCCTAATGAGATCCTGGGCAGGATAGGGAGTGGTCACTTCAGCCTGGCTGGAGGGAACTGGAACACTGTGTCTGATGCTGCTAAG GACCTTGTGTCCAAGATGCTCCATGTGGATCCTCACCAGAGACTGACTGCTAAGCAGGTCCTCAGGCACCCCTGGATCGTCCAGAGGGACAAGCTGCCCAACAGCCAGCTCCCTCACCAGGACCCCAAACTGGTCAAG GGAGCGATGGCAGCCACCTACTCCGCCCTGAAGAACTCCCAGCCCACTCCAGAGCTCAAACCCATCGAGAGTTCCTTCCTCGCCCAGCGGCGTGTCAAGAAGCTGCCCTCCACCTCCCTGTAG
- the LOC102235687 gene encoding ribosomal protein S6 kinase alpha-1 isoform X1, producing the protein MREGLHNSLENAEMEKEKRKFKLSRMLFLYPFRKNKSLTGSPAHCNSCRSTAAAGGSAATDLPPEPRNEWTEDGDIKEINITHVVKEGSEKADASQFELLKVLGQGSFGKVFLVRKVTPPDANQLYAMKVLKKATLKVRDRVRTKMERDILADVNHPFVVKLHYAFQTEGKLYLILDFLRGGDLFTRLSKEVMFTEEDVKFYLAELALGLDHLHSLGIIYRDLKPENILLDEEGHIKLTDFGLCKEAIDHEKKAYSFCGTVEYMAPEVVNRQGHIHSADWWSFGVLMFEMLTGSLPFQGKDRKETMNLILKARLGMPQFLSAEAQSLLRALFKRNPANRLGSGADGAEEIKRHGFFSTIDWNKLFRREIKPPFRPAVACPDDTFYFDSEFTSRTPKDSPGVPPSAGAHQLFRGFSFVASTLLEEEGSVEPPQPPHPVVQQLHGKNLLFSDGYVLKEDIGMGSFSVCKRCVHKATNTEYAVKVIDKTNTDPSEEIEILLRYGQHPNIITLKDVYDNGKQVFMVTELMRGGELLDRILKQKFFSEREASAVLHTITKTVEYLHSQGVVHRDLKPSNILYVDESGNPESIRICDFGFAKQLRANNGLLMTPCYTANFVAPEVLKRQGYDEGCDIWSLGVLLYTMLAGFTPFANGPEDTPNEILGRIGSGHFSLAGGNWNTVSDAAKDLVSKMLHVDPHQRLTAKQVLRHPWIVQRDKLPNSQLPHQDPKLVKGAMAATYSALKNSQPTPELKPIESSFLAQRRVKKLPSTSL; encoded by the exons ATGAGGGAAGGATTACACAACAGCTTGGAAAATGCTGAGATGGAAAAGGAGAAGAGAAAGTTCAAGCTGAGCCGCATGCTGTTCCTTTACCCGTTCAGAAAGAACAAGTCCCTGACCGGCAGCCCTGCTCACTGCAACAGCTGCAGATCCACAGCTGCAGCAGGCGGCAGCGCTGCCACTGACCTCCCACCTGAACCCAGGAACGAGTGGACG gaAGATGGAGACATCAAGGAGATCAACATCACCCATGTGGTCAAAGAGGGCTCGGAGAAAGCTGACGCCTCTCAGTTTGAGCTGCTTAAGGTGTTGGGACAGGGATCCTTCGGCAAG GTGTTTCTTGTGCGAAAGGTGACCCCTCCAGATGCTAACCAGCTGTATGCCATGAAGGTCCTAAAGAAGGCAACTCTTAAAG TTAGAGACCGTGTGAGGACCAAGATGGAGAGGGACATCCTTGCAGATGTCAACCACCCATTTGTTGTCAAGCTGCACTACG CATTCCAGACCGAAGGGAAGTTGTATTTGATCTTGGATTTCCTCCGAGGCGGAGATCTTTTCACCAGACTCTCTAAAGAG GTGATGTTCACAGAAGAGGATGTGAAGTTTTATCTAGCAGAACTTGCTTTAGGACTGGACCACCTTCACAGCTTAGGCATCATTTACAGAGACCTCAAACCTGAAAA TATCCTTCTGGATGAGGAAGGACATATCAAACTCACAG ATTTCGGCTTGTGCAAAGAGGCCATCGATCATGAGAAGAAGGCTTATTCGTTCTGTGGTACTGTCGAATACATGGCGCCTGAGGTTGTAAACAGGCAGGGCCACATCCACAGCGCTGACTGGTGGTCGTTTGGGGTACTGATG TTTGAGATGCTGACAGGATCTCTGCCGTTTCAAGGGAAGGACCGCAAAGAAACGATGAATCTTATCCTGAA GGCACGCCTAGGAATGCCTCAGTTCCTAAGTGCAGAAGCCCAGTCTCTGCTCAGGGCTTTGTTCAAGAGAAACCCTGCCAACAGACTGG GCTCGGGCGCTGACGGTGCAGAGGAGATAAAGCGACACGGCTTCTTCTCCACTATAGACtggaat AAACTCTTCCGAAGGGAAATAAAACCTCCATTCAGGCCAGCTGTCGCCTGCCCAGATGACACCTTCTACTTTGACTCAGAGTTTACTTCCCGCACACCCAAAG ACTCTCCTGGTGTGCCGCCCAGTGCTGGAGCTCATCAGCTGTTTAGAGGCTTCAGCTTTGTTGCATCCACTCTGTTGGAGGAGGAAGGCTCAGTAGAGCCGCCGCAGCCGCCACACCCAGTGGTCCAG cagctgcacggGAAAAACCTCCTGTTCAGCGACGGGTACGTCCTCAAGGAGGACATCGGCATGGGCTCATTCTCCGTCTGCAAGCGCTGCGTCCACAAAGCCACCAACACTGAGTATGCTGTCAAG GTGATTGACAAGACCAACACAGATCCGTCGGAGGAAATAGAGATCCTGCTTCGATATGGACAGCACCCCAACATCATAACGCTGAAGGAT GTGTATGACAACGGGAAGCAGGTGTTCATGGTGACGGAGCTGATGCGCGGCGGAGAGCTGCTGGATCGGATCCTGAAGCAGAAGTTTTTCTCAGAGCGGGAGGCCAGCGCTGTGCTTCATACCATCACAAAGACTGTGGAGTACCTCCACTCCCAGGGG GTTGTGCACAGAGACCTGAAGCCCAGCAACATCCTCTACGTTGACGAATCAGGAAATCCAGAGTCCATCAGGATCTGCGACTTTGGCTTTGCGAAGCAGCTGCGCGCCAACAACGGCCTGCTGATGACCCCGTGCTACACTGCTAACTTTGTAGCTCCTGAA GTGTTGAAGCGTCAAGGCTACGATGAAGGATGCGACATCTGGAGTCTGGGAGTCTTACTGTACACCATGCTGGCTGG CTTCACTCCATTTGCCAACGGGCCGGAGGACACTCCTAATGAGATCCTGGGCAGGATAGGGAGTGGTCACTTCAGCCTGGCTGGAGGGAACTGGAACACTGTGTCTGATGCTGCTAAG GACCTTGTGTCCAAGATGCTCCATGTGGATCCTCACCAGAGACTGACTGCTAAGCAGGTCCTCAGGCACCCCTGGATCGTCCAGAGGGACAAGCTGCCCAACAGCCAGCTCCCTCACCAGGACCCCAAACTGGTCAAG GGAGCGATGGCAGCCACCTACTCCGCCCTGAAGAACTCCCAGCCCACTCCAGAGCTCAAACCCATCGAGAGTTCCTTCCTCGCCCAGCGGCGTGTCAAGAAGCTGCCCTCCACCTCCCTGTAG